In Cutaneotrichosporon cavernicola HIS019 DNA, chromosome: 1, one DNA window encodes the following:
- the SOD1 gene encoding uncharacterized protein (oxidoreductase activity, acting on superoxide radicals as acceptor), producing the protein MLAPLLALLAIPATFAGYACTDTTKAMVSLKGPGPGNGTVYFTQQAGSDEVHITGELNAFTPGKHGFHIHTSGDIYTDGCASTGGHYNPFNRTHGAPTDRIRHVGDLGNVEVDDSGHAKIDFTDRVITLCGRRTILGRGVVVHSGADDLGRGGFADSKTTGHAGNRTACGVIATVDATK; encoded by the exons ATGCTCGCTCCCCTTCTTGCTCTCCTCGCAATCCCCGCCACCTTTGCGGGCTACGCCTGCACCGACACCACCAAG GCCATGGTCAGCCTCAAGGGACCCGGCCCCGGCAACGGCACCGTCTACTTTACTCAGCAGGCTGGCAGTGACGAGGTTCACATCACTGGCGAG CTCAACGCCTTCACCCCCGGTAAGCACGGTTTCCACATCCACACGTCCGGCGACATCTACACGGACGGCTGCGCGTCGACTGGCGGTCACTACAACCCCTTCAACCGCACGCACGGCGCACCGACCGACCGCATCCGCCACGTTGGTGACCTCGGGAAcgttgaggtcgacgacagcgGCCACGCCAAGATTGACTTTACCGACCGCGTTATTACTCTTTGTGGGCGCCGCACCATCCTTGGGCGcggtgtcgtcgtccactCGGGTGCGGATGACCTCGGTCGCGGCGGGTTTGCGGACTCGAAGACGACCGGGCACGCTGGCAACCGCACCGCCTGTGGTGTCAT TGCCACTGTCGACGCCACCAAGTAA
- a CDS encoding uncharacterized protein (AMP-binding enzyme C-terminal domain) has product MSSPAIIFESPYPQPFLPNTSVFHYLFPDVVGGSPLAPLDPSLPAYIDGLDGRVLTRADVVDGALRFATGVRSLGVGRGDIALLWGLNSLEWARAMYGSFAAGLTVSPANAGYSAGEIAHQINDSGASILFLCPTLLPVLEKARPLLKRAFPADRVVLLARETSGTHHTVADLIASEPGEAERFDGVQAHNTAIMCYSSGTTGLAKGVETTHHNLTSELQALNAGSRQLISGEDVILGVLPFSHIYGLGMNFLQPAAKGCPVVVLPRFNEIPALEAIQKYRITHALIVPPIVVTLLNSKNVPNYDLTSLKTVVSGAAPLGGEIADAFAKLIPGVIMLQAYGNTETSPVVMTAHAHEFAETPGSVATCGKLLPTYQARVVSESGADVGINERGELWVRGPTIMKGYLNNPEATAKAIVHGGWYRTGDVVVVNQGGWYEVVDRVKELIKYKGFQVPPAELEALLLQHPEVVDVGVIGIYDKSQATELPRAYLVTRDKLDARREAALGKHVAEWVAGRVANHKKLRGGVRIIEAIPKSASGKILRKELRVLAEAEPKVEGRSRL; this is encoded by the exons ATGTCATCACCAGCAATCATCTTTGAATCACCGTACCCTCAACCGTTCCTCCCGAACACCAGCGTGTTCCACTACCTCTTTCCCGATGTTGTTGGCGGTTCTCCCCTCGCCCCACTCGACCCATCCCTCCCAGCTTACATCGACGGGTTGGACGGGCGCGTCCTGACCCGCGCAGACGTGGTGGACGGCGCACTGCGTTTCGCAACCGGCGTGCGTTCTCTCGGCGTGGGACGCGGTGACATTGCCCTCTTGTGGGGCCTCAACTCGCTCGAGTGGGCGCGCGCAATGTATGGCTCTTTCGCCGCGGGCTTGACAGTGTCCCCAGCGAATGCAGGCTA CTCGGCCGGCGAAATCGCACACCAGATCAACGACTCGGGCGCCTCGatcctcttcctctgccccaccctccttccAGTGCTGGAGAAGGCACGGCCGCTCCTCAAGCGCGCGTTTCCAGCCGACCGCGtcgttctcctcgcccgcgagACCTCGGGCACTCACCATACCGTTGCCGATCTCATCGCCTCAGAGCCTGGAGAGGCGGAGCGGTTCGACGGCGTGCAAGCGCACAACACGGCCATCATGTGTTACTCGTCCGGCACAACTGGTCTTGCAAAGGGCGTCGAGACAACGCACCACAACCTCACGTCCGAGCTGCAGGCGCTCAACGCTGGTTCGCGCCAGCTCATCAGCGGCGAAGACGTAatcctcggcgtcctcccCTTCTCGCACATCTACGGGCTTGGGATGAACTTTCTCCAGCCCGCAGCTAAAGGATgtcccgtcgtcgtcctcccgCGCTTCAACGAGATTCCTGCCCTCGAAGCGATCCAGAAATATCGCATTACCCATGCGCTCATCGTCCCCCCCATTGTGGTTACGCTCCTCAACTCGAAGAATGTACCCAACTACGACCTGACCTCACTCAAGACAGTTGTGAGCGGTGCCGCCCCGCTCGGAGGAGAGATCGCCGACGCGTTCGCCAAGCTCATTCCCGGCGTAATCATGCTCCAGGCGTACGGCAACACCGAAACCTCGCCCGTTGTTATGACGGCTCACGCCCATGAGTTCGCCGAGACGCCAGGCAGCGTCGCGACGTGCGGTAAGCTCCTCCCGACGTACCAGGCTCGCGTTGTTTCGGAATCCGGGGCGGATGTGGGTATCAACGAGCGGGGCGAGCTCTGGGTTCGCGGTCCCACAATCATGAAGGGATACCTGAACAATCCCGAGGCAACAGCCAAGGCCATTGTCCACGGAGGATGGTACCGTACCGGCGACGTGGTTGTCGTCAACCAAGGGGGATGGTACGAGGTCGTGGACCGGGTCAAGGAACTCATCAAGTACAAGGGATTCCAGGTTCCTccggccgagctcgaggccctcctcctccagcatCCCGAGGTTGTCGATGTCGGCGTGATTGGGATCTACGACAAGTCTCAAGCTACCGAGCTGCCGCGCGCCTATCTCGTTACGAGGGACAAGTTGGACGCGAGGCGTGAGGCCGCGCTTGGCAAGCACGTGGCCGAGTGGGTTGCGGGCCGGGTTGCAAACCACAAGAAGCTCCGTGGTGGGGTACGGATCATCGAGGCTATTCCCAAGAGTGCGTCGGGCAAGATCCTGCGTAAGGAGCTCAGGGTgcttgccgaggctgagcccaaggtcgaggGGCGGTCGCGGTTGTAG
- a CDS encoding uncharacterized protein (to TIGR gene model, INSD accession): protein MGKSSSDGMSPSDGQKAYQADVKVTEDQPGVIQDAVFGEITEGGPNFRGVGLGGTFVLMTKANVGLGILQIPFVFMTIGLIPGIILLVAMAILVMWTATYIQGFKLNHPQVYGYADIGEVLFGRVGREVFSAVFVINFVFVSASAIVAVSTALNAVSMHGTCTAVFIAASAVVGWMLTSIKTLGNITWLGWVGMVSILASVLTLTVAVGVNDRPAAAPQTGPWDKDFKLFESATAVGGISAITNVLYAYAATPTYWGIISEMRDPRMHNRMMAISVTLCAALYIVIGSVVYWFCGKHVSSPALGSAGVLLKRICYGLAIPALLVSLCIYAHMAAKFLFVRILQGTKHISQPTKRHWITWFGCTTTVVGVAYILGSAIPTFGAIVGLIGSLFTPQTTIIVFPLIWWHDHWRYTPKDQRSYRMLAVNVFILVAGIFFVVGGMYAAVTDLIKTGSTNGPWTCADNSGSVPAA, encoded by the exons ATGGGCAAGAGCTCCAGCGACGGCATGAGCCCCAGCGACGGCCAGAAGGCATACCAGGCCGACGTCAAGGTCACTGAGGATCAGCCAGGCGTTATCCAGGACGCCGTGTTCGGCGAGATCACAGAAGGCGGACCCAACTTTCGCGGC gtcggcctcggcggcacgTTCGTGCTCATGACCAAGGCCaacgtcggcctcggcatcctGCAGATCCCGTTCGTGTTCATGACGATCGGCCTGATTCCCGGTATCATCCTCCTGGTGGCCATGGCAATCTTGGTCATGTGGACCGCAACATACATCCAGGGCTTCAAGCTCAACCATCCCCAGGTGTACGGCTACGCGGACATTGGCGAGGTGTTATTCGGTCGCGTCGGCCGGGAAGTCTTCAGCGCCGTCTTTGTCATCAACTTTGTCTTTGtgtccgcctcggccatcgTGGCAGTAAGCACGGCGCTCAACGCCGTGTCAATGCACGGGACATGCACGGCCGTCTTCatcgcggcgagcgccgtcgtcggctgGATGCTTACGTCCATCAAGACTCTCGGCAACATTACGTGGCTCGGCTGGGTCGGCATGGTCTCGATCCTCGCATCAGTCCTTACCCTCACCGTCGCTGTTGGCGTTAATGACCGGCCGGCTGCTGCTCCGCAAACCGGACCATGGGACAAGGACTTTAAGCTCTTTGAATCGGCCACCGCTGTCGGCGGTATCAGTGCCATCACCAATGTCCTTTACGCGTACGCCGCCACCCCGACATATTGGGGTATTATTAGCGAGATGCGCGACCCGCGCATGCACAACCGCATGATGGCAATTAGCGTCACCCTCTGCGCTGCACTGTACATCGTCATTGGATCGGTCGTCTACTGGTTCTGCGGTAAACACGTCTCGTCTCCCGCCCTCGGATCCGCCGGTGTCCTCCTAAAACGGATTTGTTACGGGCTCGCGATCCCAGCCCTTCTGGTCTCGCTGTGCATCTATGCCCACATGGCCGCAAAGTTCCTCTTCGTCCGCATCCTCCAGGGCACAAAACACATCTCGCAACCGACCAAGCGTCACTGGATCACATGGTTTGGATGCACGACCACCGTCGTCGGGGTCGCGTATATTCTAGGCTCGGCGATTCCTACGTTTGGCGCAATTGTCGGCCTCATCGGATCGCTGTTTACTCCCCAGACGACAATTATCGTCTTCCCACTTATCTGGTGGCACGACCACTGGCGTTACACGCCAAAAGACCAGCGGTCGTACCGCATGCTCGCGGTCAACGTCTTCATCTTGGTTGCCGGTATCTTCTTTGTCGTCGGCGGAATGTACGCCGCTGTTACGGATCTCATCAAGACAGGCTCGACTAATGGGCCATGGACGTGTGCCGACAACTCGGGCTCGGTGCCTGCGGCGTAA